One Megasphaera vaginalis (ex Bordigoni et al. 2020) genomic region harbors:
- a CDS encoding chorismate mutase: MELEVCRAAIDKIDHQLARLLEERLQWVASVAAYKRAHHMEVYDPRREKIVLDRIAALAPDPDLAPHLRRIYQMIMDESKAYELQRMKRG; encoded by the coding sequence ATGGAGTTGGAAGTATGCCGTGCGGCTATTGATAAGATAGATCATCAACTGGCGCGGCTTTTGGAAGAACGGCTGCAATGGGTCGCCTCCGTCGCGGCGTATAAGCGGGCGCATCATATGGAAGTGTATGATCCCCGGCGGGAAAAGATCGTGCTGGACAGGATCGCCGCTTTGGCGCCGGATCCTGATCTTGCGCCGCACTTGCGCCGCATTTATCAAATGATCATGGATGAGAGCAAAGCCTATGAGCTGCAACGCATGAAAAGGGGATAA
- a CDS encoding DUF2326 domain-containing protein, producing the protein MLIEISCSKFKTPKHPEETINFHPGLNVILGSKNGANSIGKSTMLMIIDFAFGGSSYVKSDAVIELGNHEIFFTFRFSNQDYRFSRDTTNPDVIREHPSKDIFKEIRLTEYTQWLCHQYKMDFPGVSFRNTISRFFRIYKKSKIDEMQPLKIRESENSTAAINVLLCLFNHHNEISYFQNQLKSAKDKYSAFRTAQKYNFIASAITRQKEYEKAQSKLAELRQEKEDLAFSNNSSVDREEVKKANQINELKRYLRDARKKLEQKKNDIHLVDLNLQLGVQPTEADLNNLLTFFPNANIEKLAKIEKFHHKIQSILKDELLETKRRMEQELLPLQNQVDKIQNYIERLKPSMAFSDEFLTAYTKLDHEITTLENECDNFINLQNLTEIEKQAKKALEERTTLLLHQMEKSINDEMEKISDFISHSEDNAPILRLLKSNSYTFETPRDSGTGTNYKGMLIYDLSILKLTPLPALAHDSLLFPNISDENLRQLLQLYSTIRGKQIFIAFDRQDNLGPDISSLLNNHAVIKLGPNDETLFGIQWGKKI; encoded by the coding sequence ATGTTGATAGAAATATCTTGCTCCAAATTTAAAACTCCAAAGCACCCAGAGGAAACAATAAACTTTCACCCAGGGTTAAATGTCATACTAGGAAGTAAAAATGGAGCGAATTCTATTGGAAAATCCACCATGCTTATGATAATTGATTTCGCATTTGGTGGTTCGTCTTATGTAAAAAGCGATGCTGTGATTGAATTGGGAAACCATGAAATATTTTTCACCTTTCGTTTTTCAAATCAAGATTACAGATTTTCGCGAGATACAACAAATCCTGACGTGATTCGTGAACATCCGTCAAAAGATATCTTCAAAGAGATACGCCTGACTGAATACACTCAATGGCTTTGTCATCAATACAAAATGGATTTTCCCGGAGTTTCATTTAGGAATACAATCAGCCGCTTTTTCCGTATCTATAAGAAAAGCAAAATCGATGAAATGCAGCCATTGAAAATCAGAGAGTCAGAGAACAGTACGGCTGCAATCAATGTCTTGCTCTGTCTTTTCAACCACCATAATGAGATTTCATATTTCCAGAACCAGTTAAAATCCGCTAAAGACAAGTACTCCGCCTTTCGTACAGCACAGAAATACAACTTTATCGCCTCTGCTATTACACGACAAAAAGAGTATGAGAAGGCACAATCAAAGTTAGCCGAATTACGTCAAGAAAAAGAAGACCTAGCCTTCTCCAATAATTCCTCTGTTGATAGAGAAGAAGTGAAAAAGGCCAATCAAATAAACGAATTAAAACGATATCTTCGTGATGCCAGAAAAAAGCTTGAGCAGAAGAAAAATGATATTCATCTCGTCGATTTAAATCTTCAACTTGGGGTTCAACCAACGGAAGCAGATTTGAATAATCTCTTGACCTTCTTCCCCAATGCCAATATTGAAAAACTAGCTAAAATTGAAAAATTCCACCACAAGATACAATCTATACTCAAAGATGAATTGCTTGAAACAAAGAGAAGAATGGAACAAGAGCTACTACCTCTCCAAAACCAAGTGGATAAAATCCAAAATTATATCGAACGACTAAAACCATCGATGGCATTTAGTGACGAATTTCTTACCGCTTATACTAAGCTCGATCATGAGATAACTACTTTAGAAAATGAATGCGATAATTTTATCAATCTGCAAAATTTAACTGAAATTGAAAAGCAAGCAAAGAAAGCACTTGAAGAGCGAACCACATTGCTTCTGCATCAGATGGAAAAAAGTATTAATGATGAAATGGAGAAAATCAGCGACTTCATATCTCATAGTGAAGACAATGCGCCCATTCTCAGGTTGCTAAAAAGCAACAGCTATACCTTTGAGACACCGAGAGATTCAGGAACTGGCACCAATTATAAAGGAATGCTGATTTACGATTTAAGTATTTTAAAATTGACACCACTGCCAGCTCTTGCCCACGATTCATTATTATTTCCGAATATTTCCGATGAAAACTTACGGCAACTATTACAACTGTATTCAACCATCAGAGGAAAACAAATCTTCATAGCATTTGACCGACAAGACAATTTAGGGCCAGATATTTCTTCTCTGCTCAATAACCATGCAGTTATAAAATTGGGGCCAAACGATGAAACCCTGTTTGGTATTCAATGGGGAAAGAAAATCTAA
- a CDS encoding DUF2800 domain-containing protein, whose product MPGKHAVLSASSCYRWLACPPSAQECANLPDTSSEFARQGTDAHTLCEFKVKTALGQKMEDPTKSLTYFDEEMAECTDEYAQFVMECLAAAKASCKDPLIMIEQQLDFSKWVPGGFGTGDCLIVADDTLTVIDYKNGLGVLVDAEKNPQMMCYALGALNLFDGIYDIRQVSMTIFQPRRDNVSTCTMSKEALLHWAETVLKPAAELADKGEGEYKAGDHCRFCKIKATCRKRAEYNLELAQYDFAVPSTLQDEEIEAVLSKADELVNWAGDVKEYALQQALSGKQWDGWKLVEGRSNRRYVSEEAVAAKVEDAGFNPYEKKLLGITAMTKQLGKKRFEELLSDLVEKPQGKPVLVPESDKRPAMHTAADDFNDEK is encoded by the coding sequence ATGCCGGGTAAACACGCGGTGCTGTCCGCATCTTCCTGCTACCGATGGTTGGCCTGCCCGCCGTCCGCCCAGGAATGTGCCAATTTGCCGGATACCTCCAGTGAATTCGCCCGCCAGGGAACAGATGCCCATACGCTCTGCGAATTCAAGGTGAAGACAGCTCTGGGGCAGAAGATGGAAGACCCGACGAAATCCCTGACGTACTTTGATGAGGAGATGGCGGAATGCACTGATGAATATGCGCAGTTCGTTATGGAATGTCTGGCAGCGGCCAAAGCATCCTGCAAGGACCCGCTGATTATGATTGAACAGCAGCTGGACTTTTCCAAGTGGGTTCCTGGCGGGTTCGGAACAGGCGACTGCCTCATCGTGGCCGACGATACCCTGACGGTCATCGATTACAAGAACGGCCTGGGAGTCCTGGTGGATGCCGAGAAGAATCCGCAAATGATGTGCTATGCCCTCGGCGCACTGAACTTGTTCGATGGCATCTATGATATCCGCCAGGTGTCCATGACCATCTTCCAGCCCCGCCGGGACAACGTCAGTACCTGCACCATGAGCAAGGAAGCACTGCTCCACTGGGCCGAAACGGTGCTGAAGCCCGCGGCAGAACTGGCGGACAAAGGCGAAGGGGAGTACAAGGCTGGCGACCATTGCCGTTTCTGCAAGATCAAGGCGACATGTCGCAAGAGGGCTGAATATAACCTGGAACTGGCTCAGTATGATTTTGCCGTCCCGTCCACGCTTCAGGATGAAGAAATCGAAGCCGTCCTTTCTAAGGCCGATGAACTGGTGAACTGGGCCGGAGATGTCAAAGAATACGCTTTGCAGCAGGCCCTGTCCGGCAAGCAGTGGGACGGATGGAAACTGGTCGAAGGACGGTCGAACCGCCGCTACGTAAGTGAAGAAGCAGTCGCCGCCAAAGTGGAAGACGCGGGCTTCAATCCCTATGAAAAGAAGCTGCTCGGCATCACGGCGATGACGAAACAGCTCGGCAAGAAGCGGTTCGAAGAACTGCTGTCAGATTTAGTGGAAAAGCCGCAGGGCAAGCCGGTCCTGGTGCCGGAATCGGATAAGCGTCCGGCCATGCACACCGCGGCAGATGATTTCAATGATGAAAAATAA
- a CDS encoding ABC-three component system middle component 7 translates to MPCILYNLNTPKTPVELLHLCRAIKGPVELVDVLDCLYALKKITLNEKGEIEKC, encoded by the coding sequence ATGCCTTGCATCCTATATAACCTGAATACTCCTAAGACTCCAGTCGAACTTCTGCATCTATGCAGAGCCATCAAGGGGCCTGTAGAACTCGTTGATGTTCTGGATTGTCTATACGCCCTCAAAAAAATTACATTAAATGAAAAGGGAGAAATAGAAAAATGTTGA
- a CDS encoding ATP-dependent RecD-like DNA helicase, translating to MTEITTIQGVMERLLFEAPDSDYLVFRLRLESDDLLLTVTGHGSKPLVGDRLRICGEWVQHKRFGKQFAASGWQRLAPETADGIESFLASGAVDGIGPALAHRIVAAFGMAAMDIMEREPDRLLEIDGIGRKKLAVITESFRAEKEVNGVALLLEEHGVTGRYASRLVQKYGDDAAYVLAHEPYRLIQEIDGIGFKTADQIALAFGMEPFAEERLAAGMTYILQELNRSGHVCVPATTLTERSAAVLHADEGLLHDAAVRAVQWGQLVTADYGGTMYVYTAAAYEAETLVAERIREMTAMKPLPVRTHVSLFLDRRQDTRRIVLAEKQREAVERSLSSGLLVITGGPGTGKTTVVQTIIQLAEQEGLKIVLCAPTGRAAKRLSETTERQGQTIHRLLCPAGYVGSRQVFEYNETHLLKADLVIVDEVSMLDLELMDNLLRALPPHCRCILVGDADQLPSVGAGAVLHDIIRSETVPVIRLETIFRQHDGGRIVTNAHRINRGQLPIVNEDDEFRFVEIKEEKAGAEQISALYAAESAERDGVFAVQVLSPMYRQECGVDQLNRLIQERCNGPAPDKGEIQETKAVYRIGDKVMQKQNNYDKGVFNGDIGVIFAVQQERIHVRYPEQDVKYEGREIDEITLAYAITVHKSQGSEYHTVIMALTDSHAIMLQRNLFYTAVTRAKRKVILVGTKGALHRAVANVRQRRRFTLLAERLRGEEIL from the coding sequence ATGACAGAAATTACGACGATTCAAGGCGTTATGGAACGCCTTCTGTTTGAAGCGCCCGATTCGGATTATCTTGTTTTTCGCCTTCGTCTGGAAAGCGATGATCTGTTATTGACCGTGACCGGGCACGGCAGCAAACCGCTTGTCGGGGACCGTCTTCGTATTTGCGGCGAATGGGTGCAGCACAAACGTTTCGGTAAGCAGTTTGCCGCTTCGGGATGGCAGCGTTTGGCACCGGAGACGGCTGATGGGATCGAGAGTTTTCTGGCTTCCGGCGCCGTCGACGGCATTGGCCCCGCCTTGGCGCACCGCATTGTGGCGGCATTCGGCATGGCGGCGATGGATATTATGGAGCGGGAGCCGGATCGTCTGCTGGAAATTGACGGTATCGGCAGGAAGAAGTTGGCCGTGATTACAGAAAGTTTCCGCGCCGAAAAAGAAGTCAACGGTGTAGCACTTTTGTTGGAAGAGCATGGCGTAACGGGGCGATATGCTTCGCGGCTCGTACAGAAATACGGTGATGACGCGGCTTACGTTTTGGCCCATGAGCCGTATCGACTGATTCAGGAAATCGACGGTATCGGGTTTAAAACAGCCGACCAGATCGCCTTGGCCTTCGGCATGGAACCGTTTGCTGAAGAACGGCTGGCAGCCGGTATGACCTATATTTTGCAGGAACTGAATCGCAGCGGCCATGTCTGCGTGCCGGCAACTACTCTGACGGAGCGGAGTGCCGCCGTATTGCATGCCGACGAGGGACTGCTGCACGATGCCGCGGTAAGAGCCGTGCAATGGGGGCAACTGGTTACTGCCGATTATGGCGGTACGATGTATGTGTATACGGCGGCGGCATATGAAGCGGAAACGCTCGTCGCCGAACGGATACGGGAAATGACGGCAATGAAGCCGTTACCTGTCAGGACGCACGTCTCACTGTTCTTGGATCGCCGTCAGGATACACGCCGTATCGTGCTGGCGGAAAAACAGCGGGAGGCCGTGGAGCGATCGCTGTCCTCTGGCCTGCTGGTTATTACGGGCGGTCCCGGTACGGGGAAGACGACGGTCGTGCAGACGATTATCCAATTAGCTGAACAGGAAGGCTTAAAGATCGTCCTTTGCGCACCGACGGGACGGGCGGCTAAGCGGCTTTCGGAAACGACGGAACGGCAGGGGCAGACGATTCACAGGCTTCTGTGTCCTGCCGGTTACGTCGGCAGCAGACAGGTTTTTGAATATAATGAAACACATTTGCTGAAAGCCGACTTAGTTATTGTTGATGAGGTATCCATGCTTGACTTGGAGCTTATGGACAATCTCCTCCGGGCGCTGCCGCCTCACTGCCGCTGTATTCTCGTCGGTGATGCCGATCAGTTGCCGTCTGTCGGAGCCGGCGCCGTTCTCCACGATATCATTCGTTCGGAAACGGTTCCCGTCATCCGCCTCGAGACGATTTTTCGCCAGCATGACGGCGGTCGTATCGTTACCAATGCGCATCGCATCAATCGTGGTCAGTTGCCTATCGTCAATGAAGATGACGAGTTCCGTTTCGTAGAGATCAAAGAGGAAAAGGCAGGGGCCGAACAGATCAGTGCTCTTTATGCGGCAGAGAGCGCCGAACGTGACGGTGTTTTTGCCGTCCAGGTCCTTTCGCCGATGTATCGTCAGGAATGCGGCGTCGATCAGTTGAACCGGCTGATACAGGAACGTTGCAACGGGCCTGCACCGGATAAGGGTGAGATACAAGAGACCAAGGCCGTTTATCGTATCGGCGACAAAGTTATGCAGAAGCAGAATAATTATGACAAGGGCGTTTTCAACGGCGATATAGGCGTGATTTTTGCGGTGCAACAAGAGCGTATCCATGTACGTTACCCGGAGCAGGATGTGAAGTACGAAGGTCGGGAAATTGATGAGATCACGCTGGCATATGCCATTACGGTTCATAAGAGTCAGGGGAGCGAATACCATACCGTAATCATGGCGCTGACCGACAGCCATGCGATTATGTTGCAACGTAACTTGTTTTATACAGCCGTGACCAGAGCTAAGCGGAAGGTCATTCTTGTCGGGACGAAAGGAGCGCTGCACCGTGCCGTTGCCAATGTGCGTCAGAGACGGCGCTTTACGCTTCTGGCGGAGCGACTGCGGGGCGAAGAAATTTTGTAG
- a CDS encoding ABC-three component system protein, whose protein sequence is MLFKEVIHAIRPHLMKDAEVPSFMRNLIQMLCDIPEDEWYTKRDPSSEESYKDGSLRKFYTSKPTKKLAGKMLSRLTRDNFIESIHDPNRSDIVLDGLAKDITPFAEDVTKDNVGEKLFDLLKRGLEELIDPALENTRREQEAHYKSNQLKGQYGSGLLDDCNSTCSMPGCSHHLQKFADDGRSTPDYEVLIINEKKAPSFSNICAVCHDCFEQYILKHTAHERKELETAKELQIESRKARSTISDVNIDKGIRRVVESLVYLKPSTLTSLNYEPTFIANKIDEDENLLLAETVKNYVTKYFFYINQIMQNLSRQKQYSDELVRIEIKTICQRLEDKGLSQIAIYESISKQIHRITKQNLIYCNIVVCYFIQSCEVFHDITK, encoded by the coding sequence ATGTTGTTCAAAGAGGTCATACACGCTATTCGTCCTCATCTCATGAAAGATGCAGAAGTTCCTAGTTTCATGCGTAATCTTATCCAGATGCTCTGCGACATCCCTGAAGATGAATGGTATACAAAAAGAGACCCTTCCTCAGAAGAAAGCTATAAGGATGGATCTCTCAGAAAATTCTATACAAGTAAGCCAACCAAAAAATTGGCAGGAAAAATGTTATCTCGTCTGACACGAGATAATTTCATCGAATCAATACATGATCCAAATCGATCAGATATTGTGCTGGATGGTTTAGCAAAGGACATAACACCATTTGCTGAAGACGTAACCAAAGATAATGTTGGTGAAAAGTTATTCGATCTGTTAAAGCGTGGGCTCGAAGAACTTATTGATCCGGCGTTGGAAAATACGCGACGTGAGCAAGAAGCACACTATAAGTCAAATCAGCTGAAAGGACAATATGGCAGTGGTCTGTTAGATGATTGCAACAGCACCTGCTCTATGCCAGGCTGTTCGCACCATCTCCAAAAATTTGCTGATGACGGAAGAAGCACCCCCGATTATGAGGTTCTTATCATCAATGAAAAGAAAGCACCTTCTTTCTCAAATATCTGTGCCGTTTGTCATGATTGCTTTGAACAGTATATTTTGAAGCATACAGCACACGAACGCAAGGAACTCGAAACAGCAAAAGAACTGCAGATTGAGTCCAGAAAAGCAAGAAGTACAATATCTGATGTAAACATTGATAAAGGCATAAGACGAGTTGTTGAAAGTCTGGTTTATTTAAAGCCAAGTACTTTAACTTCGTTAAATTACGAGCCGACGTTTATTGCAAATAAGATTGATGAAGATGAAAATCTTCTTCTAGCAGAAACCGTAAAAAATTATGTCACAAAATACTTTTTCTATATTAATCAAATCATGCAGAACCTATCACGCCAGAAACAATATTCAGACGAGTTGGTTCGTATCGAAATAAAAACAATTTGTCAGCGCTTGGAAGATAAAGGGCTTTCACAAATTGCAATATATGAAAGTATATCTAAGCAAATTCACCGCATAACAAAACAAAATCTGATTTATTGTAATATTGTTGTCTGTTATTTCATTCAATCCTGCGAGGTATTTCATGATATTACCAAATAA
- a CDS encoding DNA polymerase → MKTISIDIETFSDVSLVKCGVYKYAESPAFEILLFGYAIDGGEVQVVDLARGEHIPDDILDALTDESVTKWAFNASFERVCLSRYLRDLGMSLDPFHDHHPLSQDCARFLNPAGWKCSMIWSAYMGLPLSLEGAGAVLKLDSQKMKEGKELIRYFCVPCKETKSNGGRTRNLSRHAPDKWTLFKSYNKRDVEVEMAIQERLKKYPVPEPVWDEYHLDQEINDRGIAIDRTLAENAIAIDARSRDSLMAVLKEKTGLENPNSVIQMIGWLEQHGMKTESLGKKQVQELLKTAEEPLRSVLLLRQKLAKSSVRKYQAMEMTACEDGRARGMFQFYGANRTGRFAGRHIQLQNLPQNHLPDLSEARELVRQGNYEALELLYDSIPEVLSQLIRTAFIPRQGMKFVVSDFSAIEARVISWLAGETWKSETFAAGQDIYCTTASQMFGVPVMKHGINGHLRQKGKIAELACGYGGSVGALKAMGALDMGLTENELYPLVQSWRSANPHIVDFWWQVDAAAKTAIKEHIPMRAGCIRFLCQSGMLFIQLPSGRRLSYVKPQIGENRFGGESVTYEGIGATKKWERLESYGPKFVENIVQGISRDILCYAMQTLRCCAIVGHVHDELIIECSRDASVDAICEQMGRTPPWAEGLLLRADGYECEFYQKD, encoded by the coding sequence ATGAAAACCATCAGTATCGATATTGAAACATTCAGCGATGTCAGCCTGGTTAAATGCGGCGTGTACAAATATGCTGAATCGCCGGCCTTTGAAATTCTCCTCTTCGGATATGCCATAGATGGCGGCGAGGTGCAGGTCGTTGACCTGGCGCGGGGAGAACACATCCCGGATGATATCCTAGATGCCCTGACCGATGAATCCGTCACCAAGTGGGCGTTCAATGCCAGCTTCGAACGGGTCTGCCTGTCGCGGTATCTGCGTGACCTGGGGATGAGCCTGGACCCGTTCCATGACCATCATCCGCTTTCCCAGGACTGTGCCAGGTTCCTCAATCCGGCAGGATGGAAATGCTCCATGATTTGGTCGGCCTATATGGGCCTGCCCCTTTCCCTGGAAGGCGCAGGGGCCGTGCTGAAACTGGACAGCCAAAAGATGAAGGAAGGCAAAGAGCTGATCCGCTATTTCTGTGTTCCCTGCAAGGAAACCAAGTCGAATGGCGGCAGGACGAGGAACCTTTCTCGGCATGCACCAGATAAATGGACACTGTTCAAGTCCTACAACAAACGGGATGTGGAAGTGGAAATGGCTATCCAGGAGCGGCTGAAGAAGTATCCTGTCCCGGAACCGGTATGGGATGAATATCATCTCGACCAGGAAATCAATGACCGGGGCATCGCCATTGACCGGACACTGGCTGAAAATGCCATTGCCATAGATGCCCGCAGCCGGGACAGCCTGATGGCTGTACTGAAGGAAAAGACGGGCCTGGAGAATCCAAACTCTGTCATCCAGATGATCGGCTGGCTAGAACAGCATGGGATGAAGACGGAGTCCTTGGGCAAAAAGCAGGTACAGGAACTGCTGAAGACGGCAGAAGAACCGCTTCGCAGTGTACTGTTGCTTCGACAGAAACTGGCCAAATCTTCGGTCCGGAAATACCAGGCCATGGAGATGACGGCTTGTGAGGATGGTCGGGCTAGGGGCATGTTCCAGTTTTATGGAGCCAACCGGACCGGACGGTTTGCCGGCCGGCACATCCAGTTGCAGAATCTGCCCCAAAATCATCTGCCGGACCTATCGGAAGCCCGGGAACTGGTACGCCAGGGAAATTACGAAGCACTGGAACTCTTGTACGATTCCATCCCTGAGGTCCTTTCCCAACTGATCCGCACCGCCTTTATACCTCGGCAAGGCATGAAGTTCGTGGTATCAGATTTCTCCGCCATCGAGGCACGGGTCATTTCGTGGCTTGCCGGAGAAACATGGAAATCAGAAACCTTTGCGGCCGGCCAGGACATCTATTGCACGACAGCCAGTCAGATGTTTGGCGTACCCGTGATGAAGCATGGGATAAATGGCCACTTGAGGCAGAAAGGCAAAATCGCAGAATTGGCCTGCGGCTATGGCGGTTCTGTCGGTGCGCTGAAGGCCATGGGCGCACTGGATATGGGACTTACGGAAAACGAGCTGTATCCTTTGGTCCAGTCCTGGCGGTCGGCTAATCCACATATCGTTGATTTCTGGTGGCAAGTGGATGCCGCCGCGAAAACAGCCATCAAGGAACATATCCCCATGCGGGCTGGCTGCATCCGCTTCCTCTGCCAGAGCGGCATGCTGTTCATCCAGCTCCCAAGCGGACGGCGGCTTTCCTATGTGAAGCCCCAGATAGGCGAGAACCGCTTCGGCGGGGAATCTGTCACCTATGAGGGCATCGGCGCAACGAAGAAGTGGGAACGGCTGGAAAGCTACGGCCCGAAGTTTGTGGAAAACATCGTCCAGGGCATCAGCCGGGACATCCTCTGCTATGCCATGCAGACGTTGCGGTGCTGTGCCATCGTCGGCCATGTCCATGATGAACTGATCATCGAATGCAGCCGTGATGCCAGCGTCGATGCCATCTGCGAGCAGATGGGCCGGACACCGCCGTGGGCTGAAGGATTGTTGCTCCGGGCAGACGGATACGAATGTGAATTTTATCAGAAAGATTGA
- a CDS encoding ComF family protein — translation MDLKNQFLNILFPPRCPGCGCTVSRHGDWCPNCFNRLWQPRLIDGSRRQRQLDGCYCLMQYRGAMRRILQALKYDRAFRYEAACHTVLQRVPWAERLQDVDVVMPVPLAAEKELNRTFNQSTVIFRAWAETRWPWCDGLLRLRETQAQWRLTRAEREANSKKAFAVKETVSVDGRTILLVEQRCLGLIQYWKRCA, via the coding sequence ATGGATTTGAAAAACCAGTTTTTGAATATCCTTTTTCCGCCCCGGTGTCCCGGTTGCGGCTGTACCGTCAGCCGGCACGGCGATTGGTGCCCGAACTGTTTTAACCGCCTCTGGCAGCCGAGGCTGATTGACGGCAGCCGGCGGCAAAGGCAGCTTGACGGTTGTTATTGCCTGATGCAGTATCGCGGTGCCATGCGCCGGATTTTGCAGGCCCTTAAGTATGACCGCGCTTTTCGGTATGAAGCGGCGTGTCATACGGTTTTACAACGGGTTCCCTGGGCTGAAAGACTGCAGGATGTTGACGTTGTTATGCCGGTTCCCTTGGCGGCCGAGAAGGAATTGAACCGCACCTTTAATCAAAGTACGGTTATCTTCCGCGCTTGGGCGGAAACGCGTTGGCCGTGGTGCGACGGGCTGTTACGCCTGCGTGAGACACAGGCGCAATGGCGGCTTACAAGAGCGGAGAGGGAAGCAAACAGCAAAAAAGCCTTTGCCGTAAAAGAGACGGTTTCGGTAGATGGCCGAACGATTCTCCTTGTCGAGCAAAGATGCTTGGGATTGATACAATATTGGAAACGGTGTGCATAG
- a CDS encoding DUF2815 family protein: protein MSKNYVNPCKVITGVNTRWSYANVWEPKSINGGTPKYSVSLIIPKSDTKTVEKIRAAIKAAYEEGESKLKGNGRVVPALEAIKTPLRDGDLERPGDDAYKDSFFVNANSATKPGIVDADCQHILERSEVYSGVYGRASINFYAFNSNGNKGIACGLNNLQKIRDGEPLGGKPRAEDDFATADDDDFLA, encoded by the coding sequence ATGTCCAAGAATTATGTCAATCCGTGCAAAGTGATTACCGGAGTCAATACCAGATGGTCTTATGCCAACGTCTGGGAACCGAAGTCCATCAATGGCGGTACGCCGAAGTACAGCGTCAGCCTGATCATCCCTAAGTCGGATACGAAGACCGTAGAAAAAATCCGCGCTGCCATCAAGGCTGCCTATGAAGAAGGCGAAAGCAAGCTCAAGGGCAATGGCCGCGTCGTACCGGCTCTCGAAGCCATCAAGACACCGCTCCGTGACGGCGACCTGGAACGCCCGGGCGATGACGCTTATAAAGACAGCTTCTTCGTCAATGCCAACTCGGCTACCAAGCCGGGCATCGTCGATGCCGACTGCCAGCATATCCTAGAACGCTCTGAAGTCTACTCCGGCGTCTATGGCCGTGCGTCCATCAACTTCTATGCCTTCAACAGCAACGGCAATAAAGGCATTGCCTGCGGACTGAACAATCTGCAGAAAATCCGTGATGGCGAACCCCTCGGCGGCAAGCCCCGTGCAGAAGATGATTTTGCTACAGCTGACGATGATGATTTCCTGGCATAA
- a CDS encoding rRNA biogenesis protein rrp5, whose translation MTNDELQKLAAALTDCGKALLKISEAMAVKEDNPPASEAKSEKAEEPLTLEDVRKVAADKARKGFTAEVRSLIQKYGADKLSGIDAAQYEAFLKELEVIGHAG comes from the coding sequence ATGACAAACGATGAATTGCAGAAACTGGCAGCAGCCCTGACCGATTGCGGAAAGGCGCTGCTGAAGATTTCCGAAGCCATGGCGGTGAAAGAAGATAATCCGCCAGCTTCAGAAGCAAAATCTGAGAAGGCTGAAGAGCCGCTGACCCTGGAAGATGTCCGTAAAGTTGCTGCCGACAAGGCTCGCAAGGGATTCACAGCAGAAGTCCGCAGCCTCATCCAGAAGTATGGGGCGGACAAGCTGTCCGGCATTGATGCGGCACAGTATGAAGCGTTCCTGAAGGAGCTAGAGGTGATCGGTCATGCCGGGTAA